In Streptomyces sp. NBC_01381, a genomic segment contains:
- a CDS encoding Zn-ribbon domain-containing OB-fold protein — MVADWFAGEGDSFRLLGTRCSECACVFFPREDGFCRNPGCSGGELDEVPLSRRGRVWSYTDSRYRPPAPYVSDPELTWRPYTLIAVELEAERMVVLGQSVPGVTVADLEVGMEVEVVPGVLNEDAETTWTTWYWRPVGVSA, encoded by the coding sequence GTGGTGGCCGACTGGTTCGCCGGGGAGGGAGACAGCTTCCGTCTTCTGGGCACGCGCTGCTCGGAATGCGCCTGTGTCTTCTTCCCCCGCGAGGACGGCTTCTGCCGCAATCCCGGCTGCTCGGGCGGCGAGCTCGACGAGGTGCCGCTCTCGCGGCGCGGCCGCGTCTGGTCGTACACCGACAGCCGCTACCGGCCTCCCGCGCCCTATGTGTCGGATCCGGAACTCACCTGGCGTCCCTACACGTTGATCGCTGTAGAGCTCGAGGCCGAGCGCATGGTGGTGCTCGGACAGTCGGTTCCGGGGGTCACCGTCGCCGATCTGGAGGTCGGCATGGAGGTGGAGGTCGTCCCCGGCGTGCTCAACGAGGACGCGGAGACGACCTGGACGACGTGGTACTGGCGGCCGGTGGGGGTGAGCGCATGA
- the glpK gene encoding glycerol kinase GlpK: MPDNSEKFVAAIDQGTTSSRCIIFNHAGEIVAVDQREHRQIFPKPGWVEHDATEIWSKVQAVVAGAIAKAGLRADQLSALGITNQRETTVLWDRATGKPVHNAIVWQDTRTSALCNELGGADGQDRFREQTGLPLASYFSGPKAAWLLDNVPGLRARAERGEIAFGTIDSWLIWNLTGGTDGGVHVTDVTNAGRTMLMNLATLQWDQSILSAMNVPEAILPEIRSSAEVYGTAVGQLSGVPVASALGDQQAAIFGQACYDTGTAKNTYGTGSFLLLNTGNRPVPSKNGLLTTMGYKIGSEAPVYCLEGAIAITGALVQWFRDQLGIIRSADEIEPLAASVEDNGGAYIVPAFSGLFAPYWRSDARGVVTGLTRYVTKAHLARAVLEATSWQTREVVDAMYQDSGVQLRSLKVDGGMTKNNLLMQHQADVLGVPVIRPRVSETTCLGAAYAAGLATGVWNDLDELKAHWQRDVEWTPVMDAESRDREYHNWHKAVERSFGWHEDGAG, translated from the coding sequence ATGCCGGACAACTCCGAGAAGTTCGTCGCCGCCATCGACCAGGGCACCACCTCAAGCCGCTGCATCATCTTCAATCACGCGGGCGAGATCGTCGCCGTCGACCAGCGCGAGCACCGCCAGATCTTCCCCAAGCCGGGCTGGGTGGAGCACGATGCCACCGAGATCTGGTCCAAAGTGCAGGCGGTGGTCGCCGGGGCGATCGCCAAGGCCGGGCTGCGTGCCGACCAGCTCAGCGCCCTCGGCATCACCAACCAGCGTGAGACGACGGTCCTGTGGGACCGCGCGACGGGCAAGCCGGTGCACAACGCGATCGTCTGGCAGGACACCCGGACGTCGGCGCTCTGCAACGAACTGGGCGGCGCGGACGGCCAGGACCGGTTCCGCGAACAGACCGGTCTGCCGCTCGCGAGCTACTTCTCCGGGCCCAAGGCCGCCTGGCTGCTCGACAACGTGCCCGGTCTGCGGGCCCGTGCCGAGCGCGGCGAGATAGCCTTCGGCACCATCGACTCCTGGCTGATCTGGAACCTCACCGGCGGCACGGACGGCGGCGTCCACGTCACCGACGTCACCAACGCCGGGCGCACCATGCTGATGAACCTGGCCACGCTCCAGTGGGACCAGTCGATCCTGTCCGCGATGAACGTCCCCGAGGCGATCCTGCCGGAGATCAGGTCGTCGGCCGAGGTGTACGGCACAGCGGTCGGGCAGCTCTCCGGAGTGCCGGTCGCCTCCGCGCTCGGCGACCAGCAGGCGGCGATCTTCGGCCAGGCCTGCTACGACACCGGGACGGCCAAGAACACGTACGGAACGGGCAGTTTCCTGCTGCTCAACACCGGGAACAGGCCCGTCCCCTCCAAGAACGGGCTGCTCACGACCATGGGCTACAAGATCGGCTCCGAGGCACCCGTCTACTGCCTCGAAGGGGCCATCGCGATCACCGGCGCCCTGGTGCAGTGGTTCCGCGACCAGCTCGGCATCATCCGCAGCGCCGACGAGATCGAGCCCCTCGCCGCGAGCGTGGAGGACAACGGCGGCGCGTACATCGTGCCCGCGTTCTCCGGCCTCTTCGCGCCCTACTGGCGCTCGGACGCCCGCGGCGTCGTCACCGGCCTCACCCGGTACGTGACCAAGGCGCACCTCGCACGCGCCGTCCTGGAGGCGACCAGCTGGCAGACCCGCGAGGTCGTCGACGCCATGTACCAGGACTCCGGGGTGCAGCTGCGGAGCCTGAAGGTGGACGGCGGGATGACCAAGAACAATCTGCTGATGCAGCACCAGGCGGATGTGCTCGGCGTTCCGGTGATCCGGCCGCGGGTCTCCGAGACGACGTGTCTGGGTGCCGCGTACGCCGCCGGGCTCGCGACCGGCGTGTGGAACGACCTGGACGAGCTGAAGGCCCACTGGCAGCGGGACGTGGAGTGGACGCCGGTGATGGACGCGGAGTCGCGCGACCGCGAGTACCACAACTGGCACAAGGCGGTGGAGCGGAGCTTCGGCTGGCACGAGGACGGCGCGGGCTGA
- a CDS encoding ATP/GTP-binding protein, protein MIFKRSERGKAPVEPVTLKILVAGGFGVGKTTLVGAVSEIKPLRTEEPLSEAGRPVDDTSGVSGKHTTTVAMDFGRITLREDLVLYVFGTPGQDRFWFLWDELATGALGAVVLADTRRLEDCFAAVDYFERRSIPFVVGVNCFDGASRYPAEAVRQALDLDPEVPVLLCDARERQSVKEVLIGVVEHAMSVASAAREPATT, encoded by the coding sequence ATGATCTTCAAGCGTTCTGAGCGCGGCAAGGCCCCCGTCGAGCCGGTCACGCTGAAGATCCTGGTGGCAGGCGGGTTCGGCGTCGGCAAGACGACCCTCGTCGGCGCGGTCAGCGAGATCAAACCGCTGCGCACCGAGGAGCCGCTCAGCGAGGCGGGCCGCCCCGTCGACGACACCAGCGGCGTCTCGGGCAAGCACACCACCACGGTCGCCATGGACTTCGGCCGCATCACACTCCGCGAGGACCTGGTGCTCTATGTCTTCGGCACCCCGGGGCAGGACCGCTTCTGGTTCCTCTGGGACGAGCTGGCCACGGGGGCGCTCGGCGCCGTGGTCCTCGCCGACACCCGCCGCCTGGAGGACTGCTTCGCCGCCGTCGACTACTTCGAGCGGCGCTCCATACCCTTCGTCGTCGGCGTCAACTGCTTCGACGGGGCGTCCCGTTACCCCGCCGAAGCCGTGCGCCAGGCGCTCGACCTCGACCCCGAAGTGCCCGTGCTGCTGTGCGACGCCCGCGAGCGGCAGTCCGTCAAGGAAGTCCTGATCGGCGTCGTGGAGCACGCGATGTCGGTGGCCTCCGCGGCCAGGGAGCCCGCGACCACCTGA
- a CDS encoding MIP/aquaporin family protein, producing MYSNGDIFVGEIIGTAILILFGAGVCAAVTLNYSKAKASGWIVIAFGWGFGVLAGAYTAAPLSGGHLNPAVTIGIAVESEKWDKVWIYLLGQMIGAMIGAVLAYLVYFAQFNANVPRGGKSDGESVDEPLPTLGIFSTIPEIRNPVANLLTEIIATIGLVLPLLAFGLTKGLGESGTLVLIVAFLVVGIGLSLGGPTGYAINPARDLGPRIVHTFLPIPNKGTSDWSYAWIPVAGPLIGGALAGLIYNAAF from the coding sequence ATGTACTCGAATGGGGACATCTTCGTCGGTGAGATCATCGGCACCGCGATTCTGATTCTCTTCGGCGCCGGCGTATGCGCCGCCGTCACCCTGAACTATTCCAAGGCGAAAGCCTCCGGATGGATCGTCATAGCCTTTGGCTGGGGCTTCGGCGTGCTCGCGGGCGCGTACACCGCCGCGCCGCTCTCCGGCGGCCATCTCAATCCGGCCGTCACGATCGGCATCGCCGTCGAATCCGAGAAGTGGGACAAGGTCTGGATCTATCTGCTCGGGCAGATGATCGGCGCCATGATCGGTGCCGTACTCGCGTACCTCGTCTACTTCGCGCAGTTCAACGCCAATGTGCCGCGCGGCGGCAAGAGCGACGGGGAGAGCGTGGACGAGCCGTTGCCGACCCTGGGCATCTTCTCCACCATCCCGGAGATCCGTAACCCGGTCGCCAACCTGCTCACCGAGATCATCGCGACGATCGGCCTGGTGCTTCCGCTGCTCGCCTTCGGCCTGACCAAGGGCCTCGGCGAGTCCGGCACGCTCGTCCTCATCGTCGCCTTCCTGGTCGTCGGCATCGGCCTCTCCCTGGGCGGGCCCACGGGCTACGCCATCAACCCGGCCCGCGACCTGGGCCCGCGCATCGTGCACACCTTCCTGCCGATCCCGAACAAGGGCACATCCGACTGGAGTTACGCCTGGATCCCCGTGGCCGGGCCCCTGATCGGCGGAGCCCTCGCAGGTCTCATCTACAACGCAGCCTTCTGA
- a CDS encoding M15 family metallopeptidase — MTGIASAPRNLAVTATALLAVAATSAPAHAKPEPKAPDGFVALRDVDPTIIQEMRYITPHNFVGEPIDGYKKPMCILTDPAAKALHKAQRKLLRQGYSLKVYDCYRPQRAVDQFVRWAEDLDDERMKAEFYPHVDKSRLFEDGYIAAKSGHSRGSTLDLTVVKLPALPTRPYVPGEALAPCYGPQDERFPDNSVDMGTGFDCFDTLSHTDDPRITGEQRANRDLLRGALTDVGFVNLREEWWHFTFKPELFPDTYFDFPVARRSLNGK; from the coding sequence ATGACAGGAATCGCCTCCGCCCCGCGGAATCTCGCCGTCACCGCCACCGCTCTCCTTGCCGTGGCCGCCACCTCCGCACCCGCCCACGCGAAGCCCGAACCCAAGGCCCCTGACGGGTTCGTGGCGTTGCGCGACGTCGACCCGACGATCATCCAGGAGATGCGCTACATCACGCCGCACAACTTCGTGGGCGAGCCCATCGACGGCTACAAGAAGCCGATGTGCATCCTCACGGATCCGGCGGCCAAGGCGCTGCACAAAGCCCAGCGCAAGCTGCTGCGCCAGGGCTACTCCCTGAAGGTGTACGACTGTTACCGGCCACAGCGGGCCGTCGACCAGTTCGTGCGCTGGGCCGAGGACCTCGACGACGAGCGCATGAAGGCGGAGTTCTATCCCCATGTCGACAAGTCGCGGCTGTTCGAGGACGGTTACATCGCCGCGAAGTCCGGGCACAGCCGCGGCTCTACGCTCGATCTGACGGTCGTGAAGCTGCCCGCCCTGCCCACGCGCCCCTACGTCCCCGGAGAGGCGCTCGCACCCTGCTACGGACCCCAGGACGAGCGCTTCCCCGACAACTCCGTGGACATGGGGACGGGGTTCGACTGCTTCGACACCCTCTCCCACACGGACGACCCGCGCATCACCGGTGAGCAGCGGGCCAACCGGGATCTGCTGCGGGGCGCGCTGACGGATGTCGGGTTCGTGAACCTCCGCGAGGAGTGGTGGCACTTCACCTTCAAGCCCGAGCTCTTCCCCGACACCTACTTCGACTTCCCCGTGGCGCGCCGCTCACTGAACGGGAAGTAG
- a CDS encoding NUDIX domain-containing protein has protein sequence MSASQHRANPVPDSHCSSCGAPYGEHLTGWPRTCQDCGAVAYRNPLPVAVALQPVYDTKGTALVVVTRTIAPARGGVALPGGFIDDREDWRHAVVRELKEETGISAASHDVRLADALSAPDGYLLLFGLLPERPAAELPRSAPTDETDGWHLLHRPAELAFPLHTLAVRAWFDGRY, from the coding sequence GTGTCCGCATCCCAGCACCGCGCCAACCCCGTTCCGGACTCCCACTGTTCGAGCTGCGGGGCGCCCTACGGAGAGCACCTGACCGGCTGGCCCCGCACCTGCCAGGACTGCGGCGCCGTGGCCTACCGCAATCCGCTGCCCGTAGCGGTGGCCCTTCAGCCCGTGTACGACACCAAGGGCACCGCCCTGGTCGTCGTGACCCGCACCATCGCCCCCGCGCGCGGGGGAGTCGCCCTCCCCGGAGGCTTCATCGACGACCGGGAGGACTGGCGGCACGCCGTCGTCCGCGAGCTCAAGGAGGAGACGGGCATCAGCGCGGCGAGCCACGACGTCCGCCTAGCCGATGCGCTGAGCGCGCCCGACGGATACCTGCTGCTCTTCGGCCTGCTCCCGGAGCGCCCGGCGGCGGAGCTGCCCCGCTCCGCCCCGACGGACGAGACGGACGGCTGGCACCTCCTCCACCGCCCGGCCGAACTCGCCTTCCCTCTGCACACGCTGGCGGTGCGCGCCTGGTTCGACGGGCGCTACTGA
- a CDS encoding lipid-transfer protein yields the protein MTSEVAVLGAGMHPWGKWGRSFIEYGTAAARAALADAGVDWREVGSVVGADTVRGGYPGYVAGATFAKALGWQGARVSSVYAACASGAQAINTARTQILSGLADVVLVVGADAAPKGFFRPAGGDRHDDPDWLRFRVLGATNPAYFGLYARRRMAVHGDTLEDFAQVKVKNAAAGSLNPNARYRKTVTAQEVAESATVADPLRLLDICATSDGAAALVLSSMEFAQRHGATSPVRIRAVSTVTPTYPNTVLDLPDIATDSAAVVPPGDLTFRASIAHAAYEEADIGPDDLSLAEVYDLSTALELQWYEDLGLCGEGEGAKLLREGATAPGGRIPVNASGGLASFGEAVPAQAIAQVCELTWQLRGAAGARQVPGARVGITANQGLFGHGSSVVAVR from the coding sequence ATGACCAGCGAGGTGGCGGTGCTCGGCGCGGGCATGCACCCGTGGGGCAAGTGGGGCCGGAGCTTCATCGAGTACGGCACGGCGGCGGCCCGCGCGGCCCTCGCCGACGCCGGCGTCGACTGGCGCGAGGTGGGTTCGGTCGTCGGCGCGGACACCGTGCGCGGCGGGTATCCGGGGTACGTGGCGGGGGCGACGTTCGCGAAGGCGCTCGGCTGGCAGGGCGCGCGGGTGTCGAGCGTGTACGCCGCGTGCGCCTCCGGAGCCCAGGCGATCAACACGGCGCGTACGCAGATCCTTTCGGGCCTGGCCGATGTCGTCCTGGTGGTCGGGGCAGATGCCGCGCCCAAGGGGTTCTTCCGGCCCGCGGGCGGGGACCGTCACGACGACCCCGACTGGCTCCGGTTCCGCGTCCTCGGCGCCACGAACCCCGCCTACTTCGGCCTTTACGCGCGCCGTCGGATGGCCGTGCACGGCGACACACTGGAGGACTTCGCCCAGGTCAAGGTGAAGAACGCGGCCGCGGGATCGCTCAATCCGAACGCGCGCTACCGCAAGACCGTCACGGCGCAGGAAGTGGCCGAGTCCGCCACGGTCGCCGACCCGCTGCGGCTGCTCGACATCTGCGCGACCTCCGACGGAGCGGCGGCGCTCGTGCTCTCCAGCATGGAGTTCGCCCAGCGGCACGGCGCGACCAGCCCAGTGCGAATTCGGGCCGTGTCCACGGTCACGCCGACGTACCCGAACACCGTCCTGGACCTGCCGGACATCGCGACGGACTCGGCGGCCGTCGTTCCGCCGGGCGATCTGACCTTCCGTGCCTCCATCGCGCATGCCGCGTACGAGGAAGCGGACATCGGGCCGGACGACCTCTCCTTGGCGGAGGTGTACGACCTGTCCACCGCTCTTGAACTGCAGTGGTACGAGGACCTGGGGCTGTGTGGTGAGGGCGAGGGGGCCAAGCTGCTGCGGGAGGGGGCGACCGCTCCGGGCGGTCGCATACCGGTCAATGCCAGTGGCGGACTCGCGTCCTTCGGAGAGGCCGTCCCCGCTCAGGCCATCGCCCAAGTGTGCGAGCTGACCTGGCAGTTGCGCGGTGCGGCGGGGGCGCGGCAGGTACCGGGGGCGCGCGTGGGGATCACCGCGAACCAAGGGCTGTTCGGCCACGGATCCTCCGTCGTGGCGGTGCGCTGA